The proteins below come from a single Balaenoptera musculus isolate JJ_BM4_2016_0621 chromosome 1, mBalMus1.pri.v3, whole genome shotgun sequence genomic window:
- the NPR1 gene encoding atrial natriuretic peptide receptor 1 isoform X2, producing MPRPGCPSGARLRLLLLLPPLLLLPGGYAGDLTVAVVLPLANTSYPWSWARVGPAVELALARVKARPDLLPGWTVRTVLGSSESALGVCSDTAAPLAAVDLKWEHNPAVFLGPGCVYAAAPVGRFTAHWRVPLLTAGAPAVGFGAKDEYALTTRAGPSHAKLGDFVAALHRRLGWERQALVLYAYQPRDDQPCFFVVEGLYMQVRDRLNITVDHLEFAEGDRDHYTMLLRTVRRKGRVVYICSSPDTFRTLMLLALEAGLSGEDYVFFHLDLFGQSLQGAHGLAPHRPWERGDGQDVSAHQAFQAAKIITYKEPDNPEYLEFLQKLKHLAHEQFNFTMEDGLVNTIPASFHDGLLLYVQAVSETLAHGGTVTDGEGITQRMWNRSFQGVTGYLKMDSNGDRETDFSLWDMDPDTGAFRVVLNFNGTSQELVTVSGCKLNWPLGYPPPDVPKCGFDNEDPACNQDHFSTLEVLALVGSLSLLSILIVSFFIYRKMQLEKELASELWRVRWEDLQPSSLERHLRSAGSRLTLSGRGSNYGSLLTTEGQFQIFAKTAYYKGNLVAVKRVNRKRIELTREVLFELKHMRDVQNEHLTRFVGACTDPPNICILTEYCPRGSLQDILENESITLDWMFRYSLTHDIVKGMLFLHNGAICSHGNLKSSNCVVDGRFVLKITDYGLESFRDPEPEQGYTLYAKKLWTAPELLRMASPPARGSQAGDVYSFGIILQEIALRSGVFHVEGLDLSPKEIIERVTRGEQPPFRPSLALQSHLEELGQLMQRCWAEDPQERPPFQQIRLMLRKFNRENSSNILDNLLSRMEQYANNLEELVEERTQAYLEEKRKAEALLYQILPHSVAEQLKRGETVQAEAFDSVTIYFSDIVGFTALSAESTPMQVVTLLNDLYTCFDAVIDNFDVYKVETIGDAYMVVSGLPVRNGRLHAREVARMALALLDAVRSFRIRHRPQEQLRLRIGIHTGPVCAGVVGLKMPRYCLFGDTVNTASRMESNGEALKIHLSSETKAVLEEFGGFELELRGDVEMKGKGKVRTYWLLGERGSSTRG from the exons ATGCCGCGCCCCGGCTGCCCCTCCGGCGCTCGCCTGCgcctgcttctcctcctgccgccgctgctgctgctccCGGGCGGCTACGCGGGCGACCTGACGGTGGCCGTGGTGCTGCCTCTGGCCAACACCTCGTACCCGTGGTCGTGGGCGCGCGTGGGACCGGCGGTGGAGCTGGCCCTGGCCCGGGTGAAGGCGCGGCCGGACCTGCTGCCGGGCTGGACAGTCCGCACGGTGCTGGGCAGCAGCGAGAGCGCTCTGGGCGTCTGCTCCGACACCGCCGCGCCCCTGGCCGCCGTGGACCTCAAGTGGGAGCACAACCCCGCGGTGTTCCTGGGCCCCGGCTGCGTGTACGCCGCCGCCCCCGTGGGCCGCTTCACTGCGCACTGGCGGGTGCCGCTGCTGACCGCCGGCGCCCCGGCGGTGGGGTTCGGGGCCAAGGACGAGTACGCGCTGACCACCCGCGCCGGGCCCAGCCATGCCAAGCTGGGCGACTTCGTGGCGGCTCTGCACCGACGGCTGGGCTGGGAGCGCCAGGCGCTAGTGCTCTACGCCTACCAGCCCCGCGACGACCAGCCCTGCTTCTTCGTGGTGGAGGGGCTGTACATGCAGGTCCGCGACCGCCTCAACATCACGGTGGACCACCTGGAGTTCGCCGAGGGCGACCGCGACCACTACACCATGCTGCTGCGCACCGTGCGACGCAAAGGCCGAG ttGTCTACATCTGCAGCTCCCCAGATACCTTCAGAACCCTGATGCTTCTGGCCCTGGAAGCTGGCCTGAGCGGGGAGGactatgttttcttccatctgGACCTCTTTGGGCAAAGCCTGCAGGGAGCACATGGCCTTGCTCCCCACAGGCCCTGGGAGAGAGGGGATGGGCAGGATGTCAGTGCCCACCAGGCCTTTCAG GCTGCCAAAATCATTACATATAAAGAGCCGGATAATCCTGAGTACTTGGAATTCCTACAGAAGCTAAAACACTTGGCCCATGAGCAGTTCAACTTCACCATGGAGGATGGCCTG GTGAACACCATCCCAGCGTCCTTCCACGACGGGCTCCTGCTCTATGTCCAGGCAGTGTCGGAGACTCTAGCACATGGGGGAACTGTCACCGATGGGGAGGGCATCACTCAGCGGATGTGGAACCGAAGCTTCCAAG GTGTGACAGGATACCTGAAAATGGACAGCAATGGAGATCGGGAGACCGACTTCTCCCTCTGGGATATGGATCCTGACACTGGCGCCTTCAGG GTTGTTCTGAACTTCAATGGAACCTCCCAAGAGCTGGTGACCGTGTCAGGGTGCAAACTGAACTGGCCTCTGGGGTATCCACCTCCTGATGTCCCCAAGTGTGGTTTTGACAATGAGGACCCAGCCTGCAACCAAG ACCACTTTTCCACCCTGGAGGTGCTGGCTTTGGTGGGCAGCCTCTCCCTCCTCAGCATTCTGATCGTCTCCTTCTTCATATACAG GAAGATGCAGCTGGAGAAGGAACTGGCCTCAGAGCTGTGGCGGGTGCGTTGGGAGGACCTGCAGCCCAGTAGCCTAGAGAGGCACCTCCGGAGTGCAGGCAGCCGGCTGACCCTGAGTGGG AGAGGCTCCAATTACGGCTCCCTGCTGACCACAGAGGGCCAGTTCCAAATCTTTGCCAAGACAGCGTATTATAAG GGTAACCTCGTGGCTGTGAAACGTGTGAACCGTAAACGCATTGAGCTGACGCGGGAAGTCCTGTTTGAGCTGAAGCAT ATGCGGGATGTGCAGAACGAACACCTGACCAGGTTTGTGGGGGCCTGCACTGACCCCCCCAACATCTGTATCCTCACAGAGTACTGTCCCCGTGGGAGCTTGCAG GACATCCTGGAGAATGAGAGCATCACCCTGGACTGGATGTTCCGGTACTCGCTCACCCATGACATCGTCAAG GGTATGCTGTTCCTGCACAATGGGGCCATTTGCTCCCATGGGAACCTCAAGTCATCCAACTGCGTGGTAGACGGGCGCTTCGTGCTCAAGATCACTGACTACGGGCTGGAGAGCTTCAGGGACCCGGAGCCCGAGCAAGGATACACCCTCTATGCCA AAAAGTTGTGGACAGCCCCTGAGCTCCTGCGAATGGCCTCACCCCCTGCCCGGGGCTCCCAGGCTGGTGACGTGTACAGCTTTGGGATCATCCTTCAGGAGATTGCCCTGAGGAGTGGTGTCTTCCATGTGGAAGGTTTGGACCTCAGTCCCAAAG AGATCATCGAACGTGTGACTCGGGGCGAGCAGCCCCCCTTCCGGCCCTCCCTGGCCCTGCAGAGTCACCTGGAGGAACTGGGGCAGCTGATGCAGCGCTGCTGGGCCGAGGACCCGCAGGAGCGGCCACCCTTCCAACAGATCCGCCTGATGCTGCGCAAATTTAACAG AGAGAACAGCAGCAACATCCTGGATAACCTGCTGTCGCGCATGGAACAGTACGCCAACAACCTGGAAGAGCTGGTGGAGGAGCGGACCCAGGCCTACCTGGAGGAGAAGCGCAAGGCGGAGGCCCTGCTCTACCAGATTCTGCCTCA CTCAGTGGCTGAGCAGCTGAAGCGCGGGGAGACGGTCCAGGCCGAAGCCTTTGACAGCGTCACTATCTACTTCAGCGACATTGTGGGTTTCACGGCCCTGTCGGCGGAGAGCACGCCCATGCAG gtGGTGACCCTGCTCAACGACCTGTACACTTGCTTTGATGCTGTCATAGACAACTTTGATGTCTACAAG GTGGAGACCATTGGGGACGCCTACATGGTGGTGTCCGGGCTCCCAGTGCGGAACGGGAGGCTGCACGCCCGCGAGGTGGCCCGCATGGCCCTGGCGCTGCTGGACGCGGTGCGCTCCTTCCGCATCCGCCACCGGCCCCAGGAGCAGCTGCGCTTGCGCATCGGCATCCACACAG GACCCGTGTGTGCAGGTGTGGTAGGGCTGAAGATGCCCCGTTACTGTCTTTTTGGGGACACAGTCAACACGGCCTCAAGAATGGAGTCTAACGGGGAAG CCCTGAAGATCCACTTGTCTTCTGAGACCAAGGCTGTCCTGGAGGAGTTTGGTGGTTTCGAGCTGGAGCTTCGAGGGGATGTAGAAATGAAG GGCAAAGGCAAAGTTCGGACCTACTGGCTACTGGGGGAGCGGGGGAGTAGCACCCGAGGCTGA